One window of the Chitinophaga niabensis genome contains the following:
- a CDS encoding winged helix-turn-helix transcriptional regulator has protein sequence MYVKKLPESLEYGVNMTIKVLGGKWKACLLDSIHSGIRRPSDLHRSIPEAPPRVLNQQLKVLEELHIIYKKIYPEVPPKVEYYLTEWGTSLLPVIMQMERWGNNYFEKSTENSLLRK, from the coding sequence ATGTATGTAAAAAAGCTCCCGGAATCACTGGAATATGGTGTAAATATGACGATCAAGGTATTGGGCGGGAAATGGAAAGCCTGTTTACTGGATAGTATCCATTCCGGCATCCGCAGGCCCAGTGACCTCCATCGTAGTATTCCTGAAGCCCCTCCCCGCGTGTTGAACCAGCAATTGAAAGTGCTGGAGGAACTACACATCATATATAAAAAAATCTATCCTGAAGTACCTCCCAAAGTGGAATATTATCTCACGGAATGGGGCACCAGCCTGCTTCCGGTGATTATGCAGATGGAACGCTGGGGGAATAACTATTTTGAAAAATCCACTGAAAATTCCCTATTGCGTAAATAA
- a CDS encoding TonB-dependent receptor: MRKFTAFILLLMVSALSLQAQNPTGHIKGTIKTNDGQLAPFVSVQIKNKNRGVITDEKGVFNFRRIAPGQYTLLVSLLGYETTEQDVTVTANETATVAMEIKISNTQLQEVIIKGNQNKFGRKESDQVARLPIKNIENPQVYNVIGKELMKEQVVTTFDDAIKNAPGVNRLWSSTGRPGDGAGFFSIRGFSVQPTMINGIAGLTNGAIDPANIERIETIKGPSGTLFGSSLISFGGLINIVTKRPYENFGGEISYTGGGFGLSRITADINTPLNDDKTALLRFNGAYHSENSFQDAGFKKSFFLAPSLSYKASDKLSFLVNAEIYNSEGTNATMIFLNRSRPLKATTPKELNMDFNRSYTANDITYKNPTVNIYGQANYKLSDKWTSQTNLSRSVRKSEGYYSYIMFLDQGLKMPDGSNPPVPLPASMQNDTLISRFVYNQNSISTTTGVQQNFIGDFKIGKMRNRLVFGLDYLSQQTTNNHSPYLTFDFVNVTNAKDPRYGQLSRQAVDAKLAATVGGQTKNATTNDTYSAYVSDVLNITEKFIAMASVRVDYFDNKGTTDHLTGVKGTGKYNQTSVSPKFGLVYQIVKDKVGVFANYMNGFRNVAPVVNPPQVKVDGNLKPQQANQFEGGVKLDALDHRLSFTASYYDLLVTNMTRSASMTVENVTYNYTIQDGSQRSKGVELDLAANPVNGLNIVAGYSYNDSKMEKSAVFVLGRRPVTAGPEHLANLWISYTITGGKAQGLGAGVGGNYASDNKITNDSRTGVFTLPSYAILNASVFYNAKAFRLALKLDNATNKEYFGGWTTVEKQMPRRLAASATFKF; encoded by the coding sequence ATGAGAAAATTTACAGCGTTTATCCTCCTGCTGATGGTATCTGCCCTCAGTCTGCAGGCACAAAATCCCACCGGACATATCAAAGGCACCATCAAAACCAATGATGGACAACTGGCTCCTTTTGTATCGGTTCAGATCAAGAACAAAAACCGCGGCGTTATAACAGATGAAAAGGGCGTATTCAATTTCCGCAGGATCGCTCCGGGACAATATACACTGCTCGTATCCCTGCTGGGTTATGAAACTACAGAACAGGATGTGACGGTAACTGCCAATGAAACGGCTACTGTAGCCATGGAGATCAAAATTTCCAATACGCAGTTACAGGAAGTGATCATCAAAGGCAATCAGAATAAATTCGGCAGAAAGGAAAGTGACCAGGTAGCCCGTTTGCCGATCAAAAATATTGAGAACCCACAGGTATATAATGTGATCGGGAAAGAACTGATGAAAGAACAGGTGGTCACTACTTTTGATGATGCTATCAAAAATGCACCGGGTGTGAACCGTTTATGGTCTTCTACCGGCCGCCCGGGTGATGGTGCCGGCTTTTTCTCTATCCGTGGTTTCTCTGTGCAACCTACTATGATCAATGGCATTGCAGGTTTAACCAATGGTGCTATCGACCCGGCTAATATTGAAAGGATTGAAACCATCAAAGGGCCCTCTGGTACTTTGTTCGGTAGCAGCCTGATCTCTTTTGGCGGATTGATCAATATAGTGACCAAACGCCCCTATGAGAATTTCGGCGGAGAGATCAGTTATACAGGTGGTGGTTTTGGATTGAGCCGTATCACGGCTGACATCAATACGCCATTGAATGATGACAAAACTGCTTTGCTGCGTTTCAATGGTGCTTATCATTCTGAAAACAGTTTCCAGGATGCAGGGTTTAAGAAGTCTTTCTTCCTGGCTCCCAGCTTATCTTACAAGGCGAGCGACAAACTCTCCTTCCTTGTGAATGCAGAGATCTATAATAGTGAAGGTACCAATGCAACGATGATTTTCCTGAACCGCAGCCGTCCTCTGAAAGCTACTACGCCTAAGGAACTGAACATGGATTTCAACCGGTCCTATACTGCTAACGATATCACTTATAAAAACCCTACCGTGAACATCTACGGCCAGGCTAATTATAAACTCTCCGATAAATGGACTTCTCAAACAAACCTTTCCAGGAGTGTGCGTAAAAGCGAAGGTTATTATTCTTACATCATGTTCCTGGACCAGGGTTTAAAAATGCCTGATGGCTCAAATCCGCCAGTGCCGTTGCCTGCTTCCATGCAAAATGATACGCTTATCAGCAGGTTCGTGTATAACCAGAATTCTATTTCTACCACTACGGGTGTTCAGCAGAACTTCATTGGCGATTTCAAAATCGGCAAAATGCGGAACAGGTTGGTATTTGGACTGGATTACCTGAGCCAGCAGACCACCAATAACCACTCTCCCTATCTGACCTTTGATTTTGTGAACGTAACCAATGCAAAAGATCCGCGTTACGGTCAACTGAGCAGGCAGGCTGTAGATGCCAAGCTGGCTGCTACTGTAGGGGGCCAGACAAAGAATGCTACCACTAACGATACTTACAGTGCCTATGTGTCTGATGTATTGAACATCACGGAGAAATTCATTGCCATGGCGAGTGTACGTGTGGATTATTTCGATAATAAAGGAACAACTGATCACCTGACGGGTGTGAAGGGTACTGGTAAGTATAACCAGACTTCCGTATCTCCAAAATTCGGCTTGGTTTACCAGATCGTAAAAGATAAGGTGGGGGTCTTTGCCAACTATATGAATGGTTTCCGTAACGTAGCTCCTGTGGTAAACCCTCCGCAGGTGAAAGTGGATGGTAACTTAAAACCACAACAGGCTAACCAGTTTGAAGGAGGTGTTAAGCTGGATGCATTGGACCACAGGCTGAGCTTCACTGCGAGCTATTATGATCTGTTGGTGACCAATATGACCCGCTCTGCTTCTATGACCGTTGAAAACGTTACCTACAACTATACGATCCAGGATGGCTCTCAACGCAGTAAAGGCGTTGAACTGGACCTTGCCGCGAATCCTGTGAACGGGCTGAACATTGTTGCGGGTTATTCTTATAACGATAGCAAAATGGAGAAGTCTGCAGTGTTTGTGTTGGGCAGACGGCCTGTTACGGCTGGTCCTGAGCACCTGGCGAACCTTTGGATCAGTTATACTATTACCGGCGGTAAAGCACAAGGTTTGGGTGCTGGTGTAGGTGGAAATTATGCGAGTGATAATAAGATCACGAATGATTCCAGAACTGGGGTGTTCACTTTGCCTTCCTATGCTATTCTGAATGCGAGTGTGTTCTATAATGCGAAGGCTTTCCGGCTGGCCTTGAAGCTGGATAATGCTACGAATAAAGAATATTTTGGTGGATGGACGACTGTTGAGAAGCAAATGCCGAGGCGGTTGGCTGCGAGTGCTACGTTTAAGTTCTAA